From the Flavimarina sp. Hel_I_48 genome, one window contains:
- a CDS encoding BatD family protein produces the protein MNFAYLLLFLSVGFHSLAQKVQFDATVSKNKLGVNERLRVDFEMNQDGDNFQPPSFQGFTVVGGPNQSISQQWINGKKSFSKTFSYFLAPNTTGNLKIGQAEISIAGNTYKTIPLDIEVTGAVNNPNDEAGPQYAVEDKIHLVAEVSNTKPYLNEAITVVYKLYVSPQTAVNGWNEIDAPKFADFWSQSIDEKQFKVYDGTYDGEPYRYVILRRTLLYPQKTGDLTIEPLALSLNVEVPTQRRDIFGGYVTRPEKLTVAANNRKITVKPLPEQGKPADFSGAVGNFDFNVTTTKKELKASESLNLNITASGNGNLKLFKLPKPKLPSALEVYEPEHDETINTNINGMSGSIADRYTVVPQVKGKYPIPQISFSYFDPKTDKYRTLTSEELLINVEKGPEAVTTANGDTANKKEVVASNQFRYIKTDADLEPMGEKRFFRSTAFWSLMASPLLFIPLILLANRKRREYKADVKGNRLRKADRMARKFLSEAKKNMGDQKAFYLALERCLHNYLKAKLNIQTSDMSKERIKSLLQQRTVKEETSAAFLSVLESCEFARYTPSSDVTMQKDYDKAAQVISEMDKQL, from the coding sequence ATGAACTTTGCATATCTACTTCTTTTTTTGAGCGTGGGATTCCATTCCCTGGCTCAGAAGGTGCAGTTTGATGCGACGGTAAGTAAAAACAAGCTTGGCGTCAATGAACGGCTGCGTGTGGATTTTGAGATGAATCAGGATGGTGATAATTTTCAGCCGCCCAGTTTTCAAGGGTTCACCGTGGTGGGAGGTCCCAATCAGTCCATTAGTCAGCAATGGATAAACGGAAAGAAGAGTTTTTCTAAGACCTTTTCTTATTTTCTTGCACCAAATACGACCGGAAACTTAAAAATAGGCCAGGCAGAAATTAGTATCGCTGGCAATACCTACAAAACCATTCCCCTTGATATTGAAGTTACCGGCGCGGTAAACAACCCCAATGATGAGGCCGGTCCGCAATACGCGGTTGAAGATAAAATACATCTTGTGGCAGAGGTTTCTAATACTAAGCCTTATCTCAATGAAGCTATTACCGTGGTTTATAAACTCTATGTTTCCCCGCAAACAGCGGTCAATGGTTGGAATGAAATAGATGCGCCTAAGTTTGCAGATTTCTGGAGTCAAAGTATTGATGAGAAACAGTTTAAGGTTTATGATGGTACTTACGATGGCGAACCTTACCGGTATGTTATCTTAAGAAGGACCCTGTTATATCCTCAAAAAACAGGAGATCTGACCATAGAGCCCCTTGCCCTCAGCCTCAATGTTGAGGTACCTACACAACGCCGCGATATCTTTGGAGGATACGTTACCCGGCCAGAAAAACTAACCGTAGCTGCAAATAATAGAAAAATAACCGTAAAACCGCTTCCTGAGCAGGGAAAACCGGCAGATTTTAGTGGTGCTGTGGGTAATTTTGACTTTAATGTCACCACGACTAAAAAAGAACTAAAAGCAAGTGAATCCCTGAATCTCAATATCACCGCCAGCGGTAATGGCAACCTTAAGCTTTTTAAATTGCCCAAACCGAAACTCCCCAGTGCCCTTGAAGTTTATGAGCCGGAGCATGATGAAACTATCAATACGAATATCAACGGAATGTCTGGAAGTATCGCAGATCGTTATACGGTAGTGCCCCAGGTAAAAGGTAAATATCCCATTCCGCAAATCAGTTTTTCATATTTTGATCCAAAAACCGATAAGTACCGCACACTTACCTCAGAGGAGTTATTGATAAACGTTGAAAAAGGGCCAGAGGCGGTAACTACGGCAAATGGGGATACAGCAAATAAAAAAGAAGTAGTTGCCAGCAATCAGTTTAGATACATCAAAACAGATGCTGATTTAGAACCTATGGGTGAAAAGCGTTTTTTTAGATCAACTGCATTTTGGTCATTAATGGCCAGTCCGCTGCTATTTATTCCCTTGATTTTATTGGCCAACAGAAAGCGCCGGGAATACAAAGCAGATGTCAAAGGAAACCGGCTACGCAAAGCAGATAGGATGGCCCGTAAATTCCTGAGCGAAGCCAAAAAGAATATGGGCGACCAGAAAGCCTTTTACCTTGCCCTAGAACGCTGTCTGCACAATTATCTTAAAGCCAAACTGAATATACAAACCAGCGATATGAGTAAAGAACGTATCAAGAGTTTGCTACAACAGCGTACTGTGAAAGAAGAAACTTCTGCGGCTTTTTTAAGTGTTCTTGAAAGCTGTGAATTTGCCAGATACACCCCTTCAAGTGATGTAACCATGCAAAAAGATTACGACAAGGCGGCTCAGGTTATTTCTGAAATGGATAAACAGTTATGA
- a CDS encoding vWA domain-containing protein yields MFDNFEFQNPEFFWLFLVLPIAIAWYFWKRNKLTAQVKISSLKGFKTGSGLLPKLRPVLFVLRLLALAFLIAALARPRTVDVSTRTKTTRGIDIVIAIDVSASMLAKDLKPNRLEALKNVAGEFILGRPNDRIGLVEYAGESYTRTPITSDKAIALSSLDDIQYNSIIEGGTAIGMGLATSVNRLKDSKAKSKVIILMTDGVNNAGFIEPTTASELAVEFGIKVYTIGLGTNGTALSPVSIRSDGSFQYGNIPVEIDEDLLKEIADKTGGLYFRATDNQKLQDIYEEINKLEKTDVEEFKYTNYEEKYRPLALLALGFLLLEVLLRNTVFRSFV; encoded by the coding sequence ATGTTTGACAATTTTGAATTTCAAAATCCTGAATTTTTCTGGCTATTCCTTGTGCTGCCCATTGCCATTGCCTGGTATTTCTGGAAACGCAATAAACTTACCGCTCAGGTTAAAATTTCAAGCTTAAAAGGCTTTAAAACGGGCAGCGGACTTCTGCCAAAATTGCGCCCCGTGCTCTTTGTGCTTCGGTTGCTTGCGCTCGCTTTTCTCATTGCCGCACTCGCCCGGCCGCGTACCGTAGATGTTTCTACAAGGACCAAAACCACGCGTGGGATTGATATCGTAATTGCTATTGACGTTTCAGCAAGTATGCTGGCAAAAGATTTGAAGCCCAACAGGCTGGAAGCACTTAAAAATGTGGCAGGGGAATTTATTTTAGGTCGGCCGAATGATCGTATTGGCCTCGTGGAATATGCGGGAGAAAGTTACACCCGCACGCCCATTACCAGCGATAAGGCCATTGCATTGAGTTCGCTTGACGATATTCAGTACAACAGTATTATTGAAGGCGGAACCGCTATCGGTATGGGTTTAGCGACTTCGGTAAACAGATTGAAGGATAGCAAGGCAAAGAGCAAAGTGATCATTTTAATGACCGATGGGGTGAACAATGCCGGTTTTATAGAACCTACCACTGCAAGTGAACTCGCTGTTGAGTTTGGTATCAAAGTATACACCATTGGTCTGGGAACAAACGGAACTGCCTTATCGCCGGTCTCTATTCGATCAGATGGAAGTTTTCAATACGGTAATATTCCGGTGGAAATTGATGAAGATTTGCTGAAGGAAATTGCAGACAAGACGGGCGGCTTGTATTTCCGTGCAACGGATAATCAAAAGCTTCAAGATATTTATGAAGAAATCAACAAGCTTGAAAAAACCGATGTAGAGGAGTTTAAATACACTAATTATGAAGAAAAATATCGTCCGCTGGCACTTTTAGCCCTTGGCTTTCTTTTGCTGGAAGTTTTGTTGCGCAATACGGTATTTAGAAGTTTTGTGTAA
- a CDS encoding ATP-binding protein, with translation MINKRLLIKNLLAHNDENSFYDKKRKIDIGNKEGKAKFLKHVCALSNSNPKNNSFIVIGVEDLNNEIVGVPFFDDSKIQNLINAYLTNPPLVSYENIPFPNLPLDLVVGLVTIRPTAKLTALRKNIWKYWGGSVFMRDGSISMPKVFDIHIEDVNSAIVASIENHARNSIGLTLDGVLDFINHRHKDLYTNYKVFKEQFVVCWAGNQKKVKDKTFYSRVDIELINEQVRLFYSALDEVSISLTEDTFTILEYVHLGLQNSFKYYPLEELTIRFKENGFYSIDSKLVFETPEFDKKLLHHIYNNNNAILAKLKTGKILNKGEQADLNNLASSYLICYFNGFDHAMDKLEEARPYLRAFGEKIYATYKDNIRILRKIKYN, from the coding sequence ATGATCAACAAACGCCTTCTTATAAAAAACCTGCTCGCGCATAATGACGAGAACAGTTTTTATGATAAAAAGCGAAAAATTGACATTGGTAATAAAGAAGGGAAGGCCAAGTTCCTGAAGCATGTTTGTGCGTTGTCCAACTCTAATCCTAAGAACAACAGTTTTATCGTGATTGGGGTAGAAGATCTCAATAATGAGATTGTGGGCGTGCCGTTTTTTGACGATAGCAAAATTCAAAACCTCATCAACGCGTATTTAACAAATCCGCCATTGGTTTCCTATGAAAATATTCCGTTTCCCAACCTGCCCTTAGATTTAGTGGTGGGACTGGTTACCATTCGGCCAACGGCAAAACTCACCGCGCTTCGCAAGAACATCTGGAAATATTGGGGCGGAAGCGTTTTTATGCGTGACGGAAGCATCTCCATGCCCAAGGTTTTTGATATACATATAGAAGATGTGAACAGTGCGATCGTTGCTTCCATTGAAAATCATGCGCGCAACAGTATTGGACTTACCCTTGACGGGGTTCTTGATTTTATTAATCACCGCCACAAAGATCTTTATACGAATTATAAAGTTTTTAAAGAACAGTTTGTGGTCTGCTGGGCCGGTAACCAGAAAAAAGTAAAGGATAAAACTTTTTACAGCCGTGTGGATATTGAACTTATCAACGAGCAGGTCAGACTTTTTTATTCTGCGCTTGACGAAGTTTCCATCAGCCTTACCGAAGATACATTTACCATTTTGGAATATGTACATTTAGGCCTTCAGAACAGTTTTAAATATTACCCTCTTGAGGAATTGACCATTCGGTTCAAGGAAAATGGTTTTTATAGTATAGACAGTAAATTAGTCTTTGAAACGCCCGAATTTGATAAAAAACTATTGCACCACATTTATAATAACAACAATGCGATCCTTGCAAAACTGAAAACCGGGAAAATCCTAAATAAAGGAGAACAGGCAGATTTAAATAATTTAGCTTCCTCGTATCTTATTTGCTATTTCAATGGTTTTGACCACGCCATGGATAAACTGGAAGAGGCGCGACCTTACCTAAGGGCCTTTGGCGAAAAGATATACGCTACCTATAAAGATAACATACGCATTCTGAGAAAAATAAAATACAATTAA
- a CDS encoding DUF58 domain-containing protein: MDTKELLKKVRKIEIKTRRLSDHIFGGEYHSTFKGRGMTFSEVRQYQFGDDVRNIDWNVTARYSEPYIKVFEEERELTMMLVADVSGSEFFGTDQQFKSEIVTEIAATLAFSATQNKDKIGLILFSDGIELYIPPKKGKSHVLRIIRELLEFEPKSKKTDVAQALKFLSRVMKKKAIVFVLSDFIAEEYRDTLKIAAKRHDITGIRIYDRHEEAIPSLGVVQMEDEETGELLLVNTGSKKVRDNYSKFYQDKVNYYRESFTRSGAGVIDVRTDDSYVKKLLGYFKRRG; the protein is encoded by the coding sequence ATGGATACTAAAGAACTTCTAAAAAAGGTACGCAAGATTGAGATCAAGACGCGCAGGCTGTCTGATCACATTTTTGGCGGGGAATATCATTCTACCTTCAAGGGTCGTGGGATGACCTTTAGTGAAGTACGGCAATACCAGTTTGGCGACGATGTGCGCAATATTGACTGGAATGTTACCGCCCGTTATAGTGAACCTTATATCAAGGTTTTTGAAGAGGAACGCGAACTTACCATGATGCTGGTCGCTGATGTGAGCGGCTCAGAATTTTTTGGGACAGATCAACAATTTAAATCGGAAATCGTAACTGAAATCGCCGCTACACTGGCATTTTCTGCGACGCAGAACAAGGATAAAATCGGTTTGATCTTGTTTTCTGATGGTATCGAACTGTATATTCCGCCTAAAAAAGGAAAATCACACGTACTTCGCATTATTAGAGAACTGCTCGAATTTGAACCCAAAAGCAAAAAAACCGATGTTGCGCAGGCGCTCAAGTTTTTGTCTCGCGTCATGAAGAAAAAAGCCATTGTTTTTGTACTATCAGATTTTATTGCAGAAGAGTACCGCGATACCTTAAAAATCGCGGCTAAGCGCCACGATATTACGGGTATTCGTATTTATGATCGTCATGAAGAGGCTATTCCCAGTCTGGGCGTGGTGCAAATGGAAGATGAGGAAACAGGTGAACTCCTGCTTGTAAATACGGGAAGTAAAAAAGTACGCGATAACTATTCAAAATTTTATCAGGATAAAGTTAATTATTACAGGGAGAGCTTTACGCGAAGCGGCGCTGGCGTAATAGATGTGCGTACCGATGATAGTTATGTCAAAAAATTACTGGGTTATTTTAAACGAAGAGGATAA
- a CDS encoding tetratricopeptide repeat protein codes for MILPYKIAKNGLFLLFFLGSLSVIFAQTTTDQQADAEENPALKEAQNFVAEGNAELEDNDFALAETAYRKAVAKDPANLSAKYNMGNNYYKNKKYAEGMARYTQAIEVAKTKEEKHQAFHNLGNALYQQKDFKKAVEAYKNALRNDPTDEETRYNLALAKKEDEKNGGGGDDDKDDKNKDENKDQDKDKKEDKGDDKEGDDGKPKDQDDKGDEKKEGEDEKDDKGKPDDKEGDQKKPENGDDQKQPQPQQGQGQLSPQQVQSLLEAMKNEENKVQDKINAEKVKGAKVKTDKDW; via the coding sequence ATGATTTTACCTTATAAAATAGCCAAAAATGGCTTGTTTTTACTGTTTTTTCTAGGCAGTCTTTCGGTCATTTTTGCGCAAACAACTACAGATCAACAAGCAGATGCTGAAGAAAATCCAGCATTAAAAGAAGCGCAAAATTTTGTAGCTGAAGGTAATGCCGAACTTGAGGATAATGATTTCGCTTTAGCGGAAACGGCCTATCGTAAAGCAGTCGCTAAAGACCCAGCAAACCTTTCGGCTAAGTATAACATGGGCAACAATTACTACAAAAATAAAAAGTACGCCGAAGGAATGGCCCGGTATACACAGGCCATTGAAGTTGCAAAAACAAAAGAGGAGAAGCATCAGGCTTTTCACAATCTGGGGAACGCGCTGTATCAGCAAAAAGATTTCAAAAAAGCGGTAGAAGCTTATAAAAACGCGCTGCGCAACGATCCTACAGATGAAGAAACACGTTATAATCTGGCTCTTGCAAAAAAGGAAGACGAGAAAAACGGTGGCGGGGGTGATGATGACAAGGATGATAAGAACAAAGACGAAAACAAAGATCAGGACAAAGATAAAAAAGAAGATAAGGGCGACGATAAAGAAGGAGATGATGGCAAGCCCAAAGATCAGGATGATAAGGGAGATGAGAAGAAAGAAGGCGAAGATGAGAAAGATGATAAAGGAAAGCCAGATGATAAGGAAGGAGACCAGAAAAAACCTGAAAATGGGGACGACCAGAAGCAGCCGCAACCACAACAAGGCCAGGGCCAACTTTCTCCACAGCAGGTACAGAGTCTGCTAGAAGCCATGAAAAACGAAGAGAATAAAGTGCAGGATAAAATAAATGCCGAAAAGGTAAAAGGTGCCAAAGTAAAAACAGACAAGGACTGGTAA
- a CDS encoding SDR family NAD(P)-dependent oxidoreductase, with the protein MNTKTALITGASSGIGQATAREFAKQGINVILCGRRQERLDQLKGELSKQVEVTTLSFDVRDKKAVTEAIESLESPFDQIDILINNAGNAHGLDTIQDGDSDDWDAMIDINVKGLLYVSDTIIPQMIARNAGHIINIGSTAGKEVYPKGNVYCASKHAVDAINQGMRLDLNGYNIRVGAVNPGMVETEFSEVRFKGNTEKAHKVYQGFKPLQAQDVAEIIYFVTSRPAHVNIADLMVMSVDQASSTVVSKG; encoded by the coding sequence ATGAACACAAAAACAGCATTAATAACAGGTGCCAGTAGCGGTATAGGCCAGGCAACTGCAAGGGAGTTTGCAAAGCAGGGCATCAATGTGATCCTTTGCGGAAGGCGGCAGGAACGACTTGACCAGTTGAAAGGTGAACTTTCAAAGCAGGTAGAAGTCACTACCCTTAGCTTTGACGTTAGGGACAAAAAAGCGGTAACTGAGGCCATTGAGTCGCTGGAGTCCCCTTTTGACCAGATTGATATCTTGATCAATAACGCCGGTAACGCCCACGGACTAGATACCATTCAGGATGGTGATAGCGACGATTGGGACGCCATGATAGACATCAACGTAAAAGGACTTTTGTACGTAAGCGATACCATAATCCCGCAAATGATAGCCCGTAATGCAGGTCATATTATCAATATTGGTTCTACTGCCGGGAAAGAGGTGTATCCTAAAGGGAATGTGTACTGCGCCAGCAAACATGCCGTTGACGCCATCAATCAGGGCATGCGTTTAGATCTCAATGGTTACAATATCCGGGTGGGCGCGGTAAACCCGGGCATGGTAGAAACAGAATTCAGTGAGGTGCGTTTTAAAGGCAATACAGAAAAAGCTCATAAGGTGTATCAGGGTTTCAAACCGCTGCAAGCGCAGGATGTGGCCGAAATTATCTATTTCGTAACCTCCCGCCCTGCACATGTAAATATTGCTGACCTTATGGTAATGAGTGTTGATCAGGCCAGTTCAACAGTGGTGAGTAAGGGCTAA
- a CDS encoding four helix bundle protein codes for MAKVSQFEDLEIWQMGREIANEIWSLIESSPLKTDFPLRNQINRSSGSIMDNIAEGFERDGNKEFSHFLSIAKASCGETRSQLCRCLDRKHIDKDTFDKLRIKTITTSSKIKALMIYLKNSERKGSKFD; via the coding sequence ATGGCAAAGGTTTCGCAATTTGAGGATTTGGAAATCTGGCAAATGGGTCGGGAAATTGCCAATGAAATATGGTCACTAATTGAAAGCTCTCCTCTTAAAACGGATTTTCCGCTAAGGAATCAAATCAATAGATCTTCCGGATCGATAATGGACAATATTGCTGAAGGTTTTGAACGCGATGGAAATAAGGAATTTAGCCATTTTTTGAGTATTGCGAAAGCCTCTTGCGGGGAAACAAGATCACAACTGTGCCGCTGTTTAGATAGAAAACATATTGATAAGGACACTTTTGATAAACTAAGAATCAAGACAATTACGACAAGTTCAAAGATTAAGGCACTCATGATTTACCTAAAAAATTCAGAACGAAAGGGCTCAAAGTTTGACTAG
- a CDS encoding vWA domain-containing protein — MNNILLDEKVWFWVLLAIPAVLLLFFGLSLWKIRAQKRFTGDRELLQKLTPQRSRFKPALKIIVVCLAIAFLSLGLVNPKIGTKLETVKREGVDVVFAIDVSKSMLAEDIAPNRMEKSKQLVGQIINNLGSDRVGIIAYAGSAFPQLPITTDYSSAKMFLGSMNTDMLSSQGTAIKDAIELAKTYYDDEGQTNRVLVIVSDGEDHEGNAAAIAESATEEGIRIFTIGVGTEKGGPIPLKRNGVIQSYKKDQEGETVITKLDATTLKAIADEANGEYLDGTNTQEIVDNMKDNFNAMDKKEFEAKQFADFKDQFQWFIGAALLLLFLDIFLLERKTGWVSRLNLFNEKEKQVG, encoded by the coding sequence ATGAATAATATTTTATTAGACGAGAAAGTATGGTTCTGGGTATTGCTCGCTATTCCGGCGGTTTTACTGCTATTTTTTGGGCTTTCCCTTTGGAAAATCCGTGCACAAAAACGCTTTACCGGTGACCGCGAACTTTTACAAAAACTAACTCCGCAGCGGTCGCGCTTCAAACCTGCCCTAAAAATTATAGTAGTCTGCCTTGCGATTGCATTTTTAAGTCTGGGGCTTGTAAATCCTAAAATCGGCACCAAACTGGAAACCGTTAAAAGGGAAGGGGTAGATGTGGTATTTGCGATAGATGTTTCAAAAAGTATGCTCGCTGAGGATATCGCGCCTAACCGTATGGAAAAGTCCAAACAGTTGGTAGGGCAGATTATCAATAACCTGGGCAGTGACCGCGTGGGCATTATCGCCTATGCCGGCAGTGCTTTTCCACAATTGCCCATCACTACAGATTATAGCAGTGCAAAAATGTTTTTGGGCTCTATGAACACAGATATGCTATCCAGTCAGGGAACAGCAATTAAAGACGCGATCGAGTTGGCTAAAACCTATTACGATGACGAGGGCCAGACCAATCGTGTGCTTGTGATCGTTTCAGACGGGGAAGATCATGAAGGTAACGCCGCGGCCATTGCAGAATCTGCCACGGAAGAAGGCATACGCATTTTTACCATAGGCGTGGGCACCGAAAAAGGCGGACCCATTCCCCTAAAAAGAAACGGCGTCATTCAGTCGTACAAAAAGGATCAGGAAGGGGAAACCGTTATTACAAAACTAGATGCGACCACATTAAAAGCCATCGCGGATGAGGCGAATGGCGAATATTTAGACGGTACAAATACGCAGGAAATCGTAGATAATATGAAAGACAACTTCAATGCGATGGACAAAAAAGAATTTGAAGCCAAGCAATTCGCAGATTTTAAAGATCAGTTTCAATGGTTTATAGGCGCGGCATTATTGTTGCTATTCCTTGATATATTCCTATTGGAACGTAAAACAGGCTGGGTATCCCGACTTAATCTTTTTAATGAAAAGGAGAAACAAGTTGGCTGA
- a CDS encoding SH3 domain-containing protein produces MRNKSSFKQNITLYSMVFMLFCLVFSSVQSQSAAQYFEKGNAAYEAENYQDAIDKYSRVLELKQESAALYYNLANANYKLNRIAPSIYNYERALQLKPGDADIKSNLVFAQNMTIDAITPLPQNTFSKWYKSILNLFTIDGWATAAVVFTMLFMGCFLVYFFVYSTAQKRLFFTATCLSFFLGLSALFFAFRSQSQTNENNIAIVFSPTVEVRQEPKMSSEEAFVLHEGTKVRILSVREEWSEIQLADGKEGWIPKTDIKAL; encoded by the coding sequence ATGAGAAATAAAAGTTCTTTTAAGCAAAATATAACGCTCTATTCGATGGTTTTTATGCTTTTTTGCCTGGTTTTCAGCAGTGTGCAAAGTCAAAGTGCTGCACAATATTTTGAAAAGGGGAACGCGGCATACGAAGCCGAAAACTATCAGGATGCAATTGATAAATATTCTAGGGTTTTAGAACTTAAACAGGAATCTGCCGCGTTGTATTATAACCTTGCAAATGCCAATTATAAACTCAACCGTATTGCTCCCAGTATTTATAACTATGAACGTGCACTTCAGTTAAAACCGGGCGACGCAGATATAAAAAGTAACCTGGTATTTGCCCAGAATATGACCATTGATGCGATAACGCCGTTACCACAAAATACATTTTCAAAATGGTATAAGTCCATTCTGAATTTATTTACCATAGATGGATGGGCGACGGCCGCAGTAGTTTTTACAATGCTTTTTATGGGGTGCTTCCTAGTCTATTTTTTTGTGTATTCAACAGCACAAAAGCGTCTGTTTTTTACGGCCACCTGTCTTTCATTTTTTCTAGGGCTAAGCGCACTTTTCTTCGCTTTCAGATCCCAATCCCAAACAAATGAGAATAATATTGCCATTGTCTTTTCGCCCACGGTGGAAGTAAGGCAAGAACCAAAAATGAGCAGTGAAGAAGCTTTTGTATTGCACGAAGGAACTAAAGTGCGCATTCTTTCTGTCCGGGAAGAGTGGAGCGAGATACAGCTGGCCGATGGTAAAGAAGGTTGGATTCCCAAAACAGACATCAAAGCCCTTTAG
- a CDS encoding carbonic anhydrase, which translates to MDIKKIFENNKEWVEERISTDPEYFRNLSDGQSPKILYIGCSDSRVSAEELMGVGPGDAFVHRNIANMVPNTDLNSMSVINYAVVHLEVDHVVVCGHYYCGGVKAAMQSSDLGILNPWLRDIRDVYRTHRDKLNAIEDEEERYKRFVELNVQEQCVNVIKTADVQRAIRKRGLTVHGWVFDIHSGKLIDLKIDFDAILDNIMEIYRLDD; encoded by the coding sequence ATGGATATCAAGAAAATATTTGAAAATAATAAAGAATGGGTCGAGGAACGAATCAGCACAGATCCTGAATATTTCAGGAATTTATCTGATGGGCAATCGCCTAAAATCCTTTATATAGGATGCAGTGATAGCCGTGTATCTGCAGAAGAGCTTATGGGTGTGGGACCTGGAGATGCTTTTGTACACCGTAATATTGCCAATATGGTTCCCAATACAGACCTCAACTCAATGTCTGTAATTAACTATGCCGTTGTGCACCTTGAAGTGGATCATGTCGTGGTTTGCGGTCATTATTATTGCGGGGGAGTTAAAGCTGCCATGCAATCATCAGATTTGGGGATTTTAAATCCATGGTTACGGGATATCAGGGATGTGTACCGCACGCATAGAGACAAGCTTAATGCAATTGAAGATGAGGAAGAACGCTACAAACGCTTTGTGGAGTTAAATGTTCAGGAACAGTGTGTAAATGTCATAAAAACAGCTGATGTGCAACGTGCAATACGTAAACGAGGTCTTACGGTACATGGGTGGGTTTTTGACATACATTCTGGAAAATTAATAGATCTCAAAATCGATTTTGATGCCATACTTGATAACATTATGGAAATCTATAGATTGGACGATTAA
- a CDS encoding AAA family ATPase, whose amino-acid sequence MEETSNPVDIGAINEKIERESAFVKVLTMEINKVIVGQKHMVERLLIGLLGQGHILLEGVPGLAKTLAINTLSKAVHGSFSRIQFTPDLLPADVVGTLIYNMKLNDFSIKKGPIFANFVLADEINRAPAKVQSALLEAMQEKQVTIGDETFILDKPFLVMATQNPVEQEGTYPLPEAQVDRFMLKTVIDYPKLADEQLIVRQNLKGSYEKVNPVVTVEQILRAQEAVREVYMDEKIEKYILDIIFATRYPENYKLSDLKPLINFGASPRGSINLATASKCFAFIRGRGYVIPEDVRAVVHDVLRHRIGITYEAEAENVTTEEIINKIVNEIEVP is encoded by the coding sequence ATGGAAGAAACCAGTAACCCGGTAGATATAGGGGCCATTAATGAAAAAATAGAACGCGAGAGCGCTTTTGTAAAAGTGCTTACGATGGAGATCAATAAGGTCATCGTGGGTCAAAAACACATGGTAGAGCGGTTGCTCATTGGTCTTCTGGGCCAGGGTCATATTTTGCTTGAAGGTGTACCTGGACTTGCAAAAACACTTGCTATTAATACCCTTTCAAAAGCGGTTCACGGTTCTTTTAGCCGTATTCAGTTTACGCCAGACCTACTTCCCGCAGATGTTGTGGGTACGCTTATCTATAATATGAAACTGAATGATTTCAGTATCAAAAAAGGACCCATTTTTGCCAATTTTGTGCTTGCAGATGAGATTAACAGGGCTCCGGCTAAAGTACAGAGTGCCCTGCTGGAAGCCATGCAGGAAAAGCAGGTAACCATAGGGGATGAGACGTTTATTCTTGATAAACCTTTTCTGGTTATGGCTACTCAAAACCCGGTAGAACAGGAAGGAACCTATCCACTTCCAGAAGCGCAGGTTGACCGTTTTATGCTAAAAACAGTTATTGATTACCCAAAACTTGCCGATGAACAATTGATCGTACGCCAAAATTTAAAAGGCAGTTACGAGAAGGTGAATCCCGTGGTGACCGTAGAGCAGATTTTGCGTGCACAAGAAGCCGTTCGTGAAGTTTATATGGACGAAAAAATCGAAAAATATATTCTTGACATCATTTTTGCCACACGTTATCCAGAAAACTATAAACTTTCGGATTTGAAACCACTTATAAATTTTGGCGCTTCGCCCAGGGGAAGTATCAACCTGGCGACTGCATCAAAATGTTTTGCATTTATACGCGGCAGGGGCTACGTGATTCCTGAAGATGTACGCGCCGTCGTTCACGACGTGCTGCGTCATAGAATTGGTATTACCTATGAAGCCGAAGCTGAAAATGTAACTACCGAAGAGATCATTAACAAGATCGTTAACGAGATCGAAGTACCTTAA